Proteins encoded by one window of Geobacter sp. DSM 9736:
- a CDS encoding acyl carrier protein: MNSREKIRHFVVDNFLFGEDSSLKWDTSFLDDGIVDSTGILELVAFLESEFGVRIADDELVPDNLDSINKVARFIDRKLGGEPLQLSPSLMIA, encoded by the coding sequence ATGAACTCTCGTGAAAAAATCCGCCATTTCGTAGTAGACAACTTTCTGTTCGGAGAGGATAGCAGCCTGAAGTGGGACACATCCTTTCTCGACGACGGCATTGTAGACTCCACAGGCATTCTCGAACTGGTAGCGTTTCTTGAATCCGAGTTCGGCGTCCGGATTGCAGACGATGAGCTGGTTCCGGACAACCTGGACTCCATCAACAAGGTTGCACGATTCATCGACAGGAAACTGGGAGGAGAACCGCTCCAGCTCTCCCCATCGCTGATGATCGCTTAG
- the nadE gene encoding NAD(+) synthase, whose product MNQTKHFSQEMLRLDPERETERICSRMRAIMVNQLKRRGVVIGLSGGIDSSVTAALAVRTFGSDRVLGLEMPERHSSDDTLEYSGMAASSLGINTLREDISAILDALGFYRRYDDAIRMIIPEYGEGWKSKIVSSNVLENNGFTLFSVVVQSPDGELIKQRLPLNCYLEIVAATNFKQRVRKMLEYYHADRLNYCVAGTPNRLEYDQGFFVKLGDGAADIKPIAHLYKTQVYQLAEYLGVPEPIRRRRPTTDTYSLDQGQDEFYFSLPYEKMDLCLYGKNNSVSPELVAPAVGLAPEQVRKVYRDIDTKRTTTRYLHLPPVLVEEAGEQFQHACSTSL is encoded by the coding sequence ATGAACCAGACGAAGCACTTCTCGCAGGAAATGCTGCGCCTCGATCCGGAACGGGAAACCGAGCGGATCTGCAGCCGGATGCGCGCCATCATGGTGAACCAGCTGAAGCGGCGCGGCGTAGTCATCGGCCTCTCCGGGGGAATAGACAGCAGCGTCACGGCAGCACTCGCAGTACGGACGTTCGGCTCTGACCGAGTGCTCGGCCTGGAAATGCCCGAGCGCCACTCCTCAGACGACACGTTGGAATACAGCGGAATGGCCGCCTCCTCACTTGGGATCAACACCCTCAGGGAGGATATCTCGGCAATTCTGGATGCACTCGGTTTCTACCGGAGGTACGACGACGCCATCAGGATGATCATCCCGGAGTATGGCGAAGGGTGGAAATCGAAAATCGTCTCCTCCAATGTACTCGAAAACAATGGTTTCACCCTGTTTTCGGTTGTCGTACAGTCCCCGGACGGGGAACTGATCAAACAGCGCCTTCCCCTCAACTGCTACCTGGAGATCGTCGCCGCGACCAACTTCAAGCAGCGGGTGCGCAAGATGCTGGAATATTATCATGCAGACCGGCTCAATTACTGCGTCGCCGGGACTCCGAACCGCCTTGAGTACGATCAGGGGTTCTTTGTAAAGCTGGGGGACGGCGCGGCGGACATAAAGCCCATAGCGCACCTTTACAAAACCCAGGTTTACCAGTTGGCCGAATATCTCGGGGTTCCGGAACCGATCAGGCGCCGCAGGCCTACAACGGACACGTATTCACTGGATCAGGGGCAGGATGAGTTCTACTTCTCGCTCCCCTATGAAAAGATGGATCTCTGCCTGTACGGAAAGAACAATTCCGTATCTCCGGAGCTTGTGGCTCCCGCCGTAGGGCTCGCCCCGGAGCAGGTTCGGAAGGTGTACCGCGACATCGACACCAAACGCACCACAACCCGCTATCTCCATCTGCCACCGGTACTGGTGGAGGAAGCCGGTGAACAATTTCAGCATGCATGTTCTACTTCATTATGA
- a CDS encoding GNAT family N-acetyltransferase: MKELDQSGISLVGGDGLPVAEEVKRPEVGIIRSCSARVGEAANILQSLGPLGAVRLMSGLLFSLNHYFVMGRSLAAPVAYPSHKKPSLTFLPLREEDIPNLRKQVEALPSRERRELLSRLYFRSCGFSNCYAMKAGEEVVYLQWIIFPEENSVIKSRFARKFYPLSERQVMVENVYTFPHYRGRGLLPFGTLQLLEIAKEKGFSSAICYIRNDNITSLNEFYKMGFKIVKIIREYKVLGKVWRTL; encoded by the coding sequence ATGAAAGAACTGGACCAGAGCGGCATCTCCCTGGTAGGAGGTGATGGGTTGCCTGTGGCTGAAGAAGTGAAACGTCCTGAAGTGGGAATAATCAGGAGCTGCAGTGCCAGGGTCGGCGAAGCTGCGAACATTCTGCAATCGCTAGGTCCGCTTGGCGCAGTGCGCCTCATGTCCGGGCTTCTCTTTTCCCTCAACCATTATTTCGTCATGGGAAGGAGCCTTGCCGCCCCCGTTGCGTATCCGTCACACAAAAAACCATCGCTGACATTCCTGCCGCTACGGGAAGAGGACATACCCAACCTTCGGAAACAGGTCGAAGCGCTCCCCTCCCGCGAGCGACGGGAGCTTCTGAGCCGACTCTATTTCCGTTCCTGCGGCTTCTCCAATTGCTACGCCATGAAGGCGGGTGAAGAGGTGGTTTACCTTCAATGGATCATTTTTCCGGAGGAGAACAGCGTAATCAAGAGCAGGTTCGCCCGCAAATTCTACCCTCTTTCAGAGCGGCAGGTAATGGTGGAGAATGTCTACACTTTTCCTCACTATCGTGGGCGCGGGCTGCTGCCCTTCGGCACGCTGCAGCTCCTGGAGATAGCGAAGGAGAAGGGTTTCAGCTCGGCAATCTGCTACATCCGCAATGACAACATCACATCATTGAACGAGTTCTACAAGATGGGTTTCAAGATCGTCAAGATAATCCGGGAGTACAAGGTGCTCGGGAAGGTGTGGCGGACGCTTTGA
- a CDS encoding pseudouridine synthase, producing MAERLQKILSQAGIASRRQAEALITAGRVRVNGAVVTELGAKADPVTDTITCDGKPVKPIGRKVYVLLYKPPGYMTTLKDPAGRPIVTDLLKGVGERVYPVGRLDYNTEGLLLLTNDGAWANSLAHPRHEVEKEYLVRIQGLPSADQIRQLEEGVVLDDGKTAPSKVRQLNSSQKNSWFSITIHEGRYRQVRRMCETVGLSVVRLKRIRYGSLDLGDLRPGQYRLLSPGEAEQMLA from the coding sequence ATGGCCGAGCGTCTTCAGAAGATATTGTCACAGGCGGGAATCGCCTCCCGGCGTCAGGCGGAAGCCCTGATTACTGCAGGACGCGTGCGGGTTAACGGCGCTGTCGTAACCGAGCTTGGTGCGAAGGCAGATCCGGTCACTGATACCATTACCTGCGACGGGAAACCGGTAAAGCCGATTGGGCGCAAGGTATACGTCCTTCTCTACAAGCCACCGGGGTATATGACCACTCTGAAAGATCCTGCCGGGCGCCCCATCGTGACCGACCTCCTGAAGGGGGTCGGTGAGCGGGTATATCCGGTAGGCCGCCTCGATTACAACACCGAAGGGTTGCTCCTTCTGACCAACGACGGCGCCTGGGCAAATTCGCTGGCCCATCCGCGTCACGAAGTGGAGAAGGAGTATCTTGTAAGAATCCAGGGACTCCCGTCGGCGGATCAGATTCGTCAACTGGAGGAAGGGGTAGTTCTTGACGACGGAAAAACGGCTCCGTCAAAAGTCCGACAGTTGAATTCCAGCCAGAAGAACAGCTGGTTTTCCATAACCATTCATGAAGGACGCTACCGTCAGGTCCGTCGCATGTGCGAAACAGTCGGCCTGTCGGTGGTGCGGCTCAAGCGTATCCGGTACGGCAGCCTTGATCTGGGAGATCTAAGGCCGGGGCAGTACCGTCTCCTTTCACCGGGCGAAGCCGAGCAGATGCTGGCCTGA
- a CDS encoding tetratricopeptide repeat protein — protein MRRNFVIIVAFAALGISFVQADAGIGPIQGLETSVKRGEKQLAQVIDRERGIVGPTGWCKQAARHGNPEAQYVLGCAFFNGWGVQQDKLTAVKWFRKAAEQGHVESQKSLAFIYANGDPVEKDLAEAAEWFRLAAEQGDVQSQYSLGSMYYNGWGVEQDKEQAAFWCRLAAEQGDPQAQFILGSMYMKSEGVDLDLAEAAKWFRKGAEQGFAKAQMSLAVLYSNGWGVEKDPAEAARWGQKAAEQGEDTSHLVADTLKLHSNRDH, from the coding sequence ATGAGACGAAACTTCGTTATCATAGTTGCTTTTGCTGCGCTTGGAATCTCTTTCGTTCAGGCAGACGCCGGCATCGGTCCCATTCAGGGTCTTGAAACTTCGGTAAAGCGTGGCGAGAAACAGCTGGCGCAGGTTATAGACCGTGAGCGGGGGATAGTAGGGCCGACGGGATGGTGCAAGCAGGCCGCTCGCCATGGGAACCCGGAGGCGCAGTATGTCCTGGGCTGTGCGTTTTTCAACGGGTGGGGCGTGCAGCAAGACAAGCTGACGGCGGTAAAGTGGTTTCGGAAAGCGGCTGAGCAGGGGCACGTCGAATCGCAGAAGAGCCTGGCTTTCATCTACGCCAATGGCGATCCGGTCGAAAAGGATCTGGCAGAGGCGGCGGAGTGGTTTCGGCTGGCAGCGGAACAGGGTGATGTCCAGTCGCAGTACAGTCTCGGGAGTATGTATTACAACGGTTGGGGGGTCGAGCAGGACAAAGAGCAGGCCGCCTTCTGGTGTCGCCTTGCTGCCGAACAGGGGGACCCTCAGGCCCAGTTCATCCTTGGCTCGATGTACATGAAGAGCGAAGGGGTCGACCTGGATCTCGCAGAAGCTGCCAAATGGTTCCGTAAAGGCGCGGAGCAAGGCTTTGCCAAGGCCCAGATGAGCCTTGCCGTTCTCTACTCCAACGGCTGGGGGGTCGAGAAGGACCCGGCAGAGGCTGCCAGGTGGGGCCAGAAAGCGGCGGAGCAGGGGGAGGATACGTCTCACCTCGTTGCGGATACGCTGAAACTGCATAGCAACCGCGATCACTGA
- a CDS encoding DUF1328 domain-containing protein, which translates to MLKWAGIFLVVSIVAGLLGFKLVAGLAASVAKILFVILLVLLIVFIIRGITGYRRITK; encoded by the coding sequence ATGCTGAAATGGGCGGGGATTTTCCTGGTCGTCTCGATCGTCGCAGGGCTGCTGGGTTTCAAACTAGTTGCAGGGCTGGCTGCTTCCGTGGCGAAAATCCTTTTCGTCATCCTACTGGTTCTTCTCATAGTTTTTATAATAAGGGGGATCACCGGGTACCGGAGAATCACTAAGTAG